In Mycobacterium sp. ITM-2016-00317, the genomic window CCGATCGCGTCCAGATCCCGACCGAGACGGTCAGCCCGGCGCGCCGGATCACCGTCCGCGTCATCTACGCGACGGCGGCGTTGTTCGCCGCGGTGTTGATCGTCTACATCGACCGCGACGGATACCGCGACGTCCAGGACGACCAGCTGTCGTTCCTGGACTGCTTCTATTACGCGACGGTGTCACTGTCGACGACGGGCTACGGCGACATCACGCCGGTCACCCCGGGGGCGCGCCTGGTCAACGTCTTGATCATCACGCCGCTTCGGGTGGCGTTCCTGATCGTGCTGATCGGCACCACCGTCGAGACCCTCACCACGCAATCGCGTCAGGTCTACCAAATCCAGCGTTGGAGGAGCAGATTGCGTAACCACATCATCATCGTCGGCTACGGCACCAAGGGCCGCACCGCTGCCGCGGCGATGGTCGGCGACGAGATCGCTCCCGGCGACATCGTGGTCGTCGACGAGGACGCCGCGGCACTGGAGCGCGCCAAGAGTGCGGGGCTGGTCACGATCCGCGGCAGCGCGACCGACTCCGAGGTGCTGCGCCTGGCCGGCGCCCAGCACGCCAAGACCATCATCGTCGCCGCCAATCGCGACGACACCGCGGTGCTGGTCACGCTCACCGCCCGCGAGCTCGCCCCGAAGGCCAAGATCATCGCTGCGGTCCGCGAGACCGACAACGAACATCTGCTCAAGCAGTCCGGCGCGGACTCGACCGTGGTGACCTCGGAGACCGCGGGCCGTCTGCTCGGCATCGCCGTGCAGACCCCCAGCGTGGTCGAGATGATGGAGGACCTGCTGACCCCGGACCGTGGGTTCGCCATCGCCGAACGCGAGGTGAGCCCGAAGGAGGCCGGCGGCTCACCGCGCCACGGCACGGACATCGTGCTCGGCGTGGTCCGCGGCAACAAGCTGATCCGCGTCGACGATCCGAAGGTCGACGCACTGGAGTTGGGGGACCGGTTGTTGTATATCCGCCCAGCAGACGAGGACCGATGAGCGCTTGCGCGAAGAGCAGAAGGAACCGATGAGCGCTTGCGCCGCGACGAGCCCTTGGGCGAGGAGCCGTGGATGAAGAGCAGAAGGAACCGATGAGTCCCGGCTTCCGGCTGCGTCAGGTGCCGCTGCTGTCCAGGGTGGGCGCCGACCGTGCCGACACGTTGCGCACCGACATCGACGCCGCGGTCGCCGGCTGGGCCGATGCGCTACTGCTGCGCGTCGACCGCCGCAACCAGGTGCTGATCTCCGGCGGCCGGGCGGTGCTGAACCCGGCCGTGTCCGCCGGTGCCCACCCGCCCGAGAACGCCGTGTTCCTCGGCAAGCTCGCCGACGGCAGGCACGTGTGGGCGTTGCGCTCCGAGCTTGAGCCGCCGGAGGACTCCGACGCGCCGCTGGAGGTGCTCGACCTGCGCCGGACCGGCGACGTGTTCGACGACGTCAGCGCCCAGCTGGTGGCCACCGCGACCGCGCTGCTGAACTGGCACGACAACGCCGGCTTCAGCCCGGTCGACGGCGCACCGACCACGCCGATCAAGAGCGGCTGGGCGCGCGTCAACCCGGTGACCGGGCACGAGGAGTTCCCGCGCATCGACCCGGCGGTGATCTGCCTGGTGCACGACGGTCACGACCGTGCGGTGCTGGCACGCCAGGCGGTGTGGCCGCCGCGGCTGTTCTCGATCCTGGCCGGGTTCGTCGAGGCGGGGGAGTCCTTCGAATCGTGTGTCGTCCGCGAGATCGCCGAGGAGATCGGGCTGGCCGTCACCGACGTCGAATACCTCGGCTCTCAGCCGTGGCCGTTCCCGCGGTCACTGATGGTCGGTTTCCACGCGGTCGGCGACCCCGAGCAACCGTTCTCGTTCAACGACGGTGAGATCGCCGAGGCCGGATGGTTCACCCGCGCCGAGATCCGCGAAGCGCTGGCACAGGGCGACTGGGGTTCCGGCGGTGCGTCACGGCTGCTGCTGCCCGGGTCGATCTCGATCGCCAGGGAGATCATCGAGTCCTGGGCAGCGCTGGATTGACCTAACCGGCCAGCTTGGCCTTAACCTGCTTGATGCTCGGATTGGTCAGCGTGGAGCCGTCGGGGAACTTCACGGTGGGCACGACGTGGTTGCCACCGTTGACCGACCCGACGAACTCTGCGGCGGCCGGATCCGTCTCGATGTCGACCTCGGTCCACCGGATGCCTTCGGACTTCAGCGCGGTCTTCAGGCGCGAGCAGTAGCCGCACCACGTGGTCGTGTACATGGTCAAAGTGGCATCGTCGGAGCTCATAAGCCATTCAACGTAGCCGACGCGCCAGACATGCCCGTCCCGAGGTCCGCGGTTGTCGGGGCACGCTGACATGATGGTCGCCATGTCCCTGACGGCCTCCCGCGACCGGCTGCTGGGCGACCTCGACGAGGAACAGCGCGAAGCGGTCCTCGCGCCCCGAGGTCCGGTCTGCGTACTCGCAGGCGCCGGCACCGGCAAGACCCGCACCATCACCAGGCGCATCGCCCATCTGGTGACCGCCGGACATGTGGCGCCCGGCCAGGTTCTGGCGGTCACGTTCACCCAGCGCGCGGCGGGGGAGATGCGGGGACGGCTGCGCGCGCTCGCCAGCGACGAAGGGGGCCCCTCCACCGAGTCGGTGCAGGCGCAGACCTTCCACGCCGCCGCGCGGCGCCAGCTGGCCTACTTCTGGCCGCGCGTGGTCGGCAGCACCGACTGGCAACTGATGGACAGCAAGTTTGCTGTCGTCGCGCAGGCCGCCAACCGCGCCGGTCTGCCGACCGGGACCGACAACGTGCGCGACCTCGCCGGTGAGATCGAGTGGGCCAAGGCGTCGCTGATCACGCCGGAGGTCTACCCGCAGACCGTCGCCGAGGTCAGCCGCGACATCCCGTTCGACGCCGAGAAGATCGCCGCGGTCTACGCCCACTACGAGAGCCTCAAGGCCCGCCGCGACGATCTGGTGCTGCTCGACTTCGACGACCTGCTGCTGCACACCGCGGCCGCCATCGAGAACGACGTCGCGGTGGCCCAGGAGTTCCGCGACCGGTACCGCTGCTTCGTCGTCGACGAGTACCAGGACGTCACCCCGCTGCAGCAGCGCGTCCTCGACGCCTGGCTGGGCGGTCGCGACGACCTGACCGTGGTGGGTGACGCCAACCAAACCATCTACTCGTTCACCGGCGCGTCGCCGCGCTACCTGCTCGACTTCTCGCGGCGGTTCCCCGACGCCGCGGTGGTGCGGCTGGAACGCGACTATCGATCCACCCCGCAGGTGGTGTCGCTGGCCAACCGCGTCATCTCCGCGGCGCGCGGCCGGATGGCGGGCAGCAGGCTGCACCTGATCGGGCAGCGTCCCCCCGGACCGGAACCGATGTTCCAGGAGTATCCCGACGAGGTCGCCGAGGCCACCGCCGTCGCGCGCAGTATCGGCAAGCTCATCGAATCCGGCACTCCCGCAGCCGAGATCGCGGTGCTCTACCGCATCAACGCGCAATCGGAGGTCTACGAGGAGGCGCTGACGGAGGCCGGCATCGCCTTTCAGGTGCGTGGCGGTGAAGGTTTCTTCAGCCGCCAGGAGATCCGGCAGGCACTGCTGGCGCTGCAGCGCGTCGCCGAGCGCGGCCAGGGCGAGGCCGCGCTGCCCGAGCTGGTGCGGGCCGCGCTGGAGCCGCTCGGCCTGACGGCGGAGCCCCCGGCCGGCGTCAAGGCCCGGGACCGTTGGGACGCGCTGACGGCGCTGGCCGAACTCGTCGACGACGAGGTCGCCCAGCGTCCGCACCTGGACCTGCGGGGGCTGTTGGCCGAGCTGCGGCAGCGCGCCGACTCCCGCCACCCACCCGTCGTGCAGGGTGTCACGCTGGCCTCGCTGCACGCCGCGAAGGGCCTGGAGTGGGACGCGGTGTTCCTGGTCGGGCTGGCCGACGGCACCCTGCCGATCAGCCATGCGCTCTCGCACGGTCCCGACAGCGAGCCCGTCGAAGAGGAGCGACGGCTGCTCTACGTCGGAATCACCAGGGCGCGAGCGCATCTGACGCTGAGCTGGGCGCTGGCCCGCAACCCCGGCGGCAGGCAGGGGCGCCGCCCGTCACGGTTCCTCAACGGCATCGCGCCGCAGTCCCAGCGCGACGACGGTCCGAGCAAGCCGCGCAGGCAGCGCGGGCCCGCTCCGCGGTGCCGGGTCTGCAACGCGGCGCTGTCCTCGCCGCCGGCGATCATGTTGCGCCGCTGCGAGACCTGCCCGTCCGACATCGACGAGGAACTGCTCTCCGCGCTCAAGGACTGGCGGCTGCGGATCTCCAAGGAGATGAGCGTGCCCGCCTATGTGGTGTTCACCGACAACACGCTGATCGCGATCGCCGAGACCCTGCCCACCGACGACGCCGCGCTGGTCGCCATCCCGGGGATCGGCGCACGCAAGCTGGAGCAGTTCGGCCCCGACGTCCTGAGTCTGGTCAAAGGCCGCCAAAAATCGTAAAGATCGCGCCAAAAGCGCTGGTCAAAATTCCGTTGCACGATTTGGCTGCTAGCCTTTAGCCTCAGAACACGCAGACCACGGCTTGTGCGAGAGGGGGGTGTCCAACATGATCAGCAACGGTTTCTCTGTCTCCGACGTAGTTGCAGCCGGCATGTCGCGGACCCTTCCCGCCCAGTTCTGGGCTCGTCCCGCTCATCCCATTGCCGCCAAGGCCGTCGCCGCGCCGCGTAAGCGCCGCGCCGCCGCCCACGCGGTTGCGTCCGTGAGGGGCCACCTCTAGGTAGAGCCCCGAATCGCCCTCCAGGCCACGGACCCGCAACACGGATCCGTGGCCTTTGTCATTCCTGGTCACCGATCCCGCAACAACTCCACATTCGAGCATCAACGACCAGGAAGCAGAGGACCGACATGTCTTCGCCGACATGTGAGAAGACGACGACCGCGGTGCCGTGTCACGTCGAGGACCCGGATCTGTGGTTCGCCGAGGATCCGCGGGATCTGGAGCGCGCCAAGGCATTGTGCGCCGATTGCCCGCTCCGGCGGGAATGCCTCAACGCCGCGCTGCAGCGTCAGGAGCCGTGGGGCGTCTGGGGCGGCGAGATCCTCGACCGGGGTACGGTCGTGGCCCGTAAACGCCCCAGGGGCAGGCCCCGTAAGGACACGAAAGAGACTGTGGCCGCGTGAGATTCAGCCGGCCTCGACGCTCACACAGCGTCGGGGTCGGCGAATCCGGGCACCTTCTCCATCGCGATGCGCCGCGTGTCGACGTGCGCGTCGAGCTGGCAGGAGATCGCCACGATCGATGCGATCACCCGCATCGGGATCGCCAGCTTCGGCGGGATGTCCATCTGGCGGGCCGTCTTGATCTGCCCGGCGGCCTTGTCCAGTTCCACCGTGGTCATCCGCTGCAGCCACCGACGGGAGTAGTGGAACATCGGCACTTCCAGCGGTTCGACGTACTGCTTGAGCATGTCGTCGATCTCGCGGGTGGAGACCTGCCGGCCTTTCTGGATGAAGCCGACCTTCTCCATGGTGGGCAGCAGCTTCTCGTAGTTCTTGTCCACCGCGTAGCGCAGGATCTGGCCGAGCTCGATGGGCCAGCCGCCCGGCATCGGGGCGACGGCGCCGAAGTCGATGACGCCCATCTTGTCTCCGGGCATCAGCATGAAGTTGCCGGGGTGGGCGTCGCCGTGCACCATTTCCAGCCGGGTCGGCGCGTCGTCACAGAACTCGAACAGCCGGGTGGCCATCAGGTCGCGCTGTTCCTGGGTGCCCTCGCGGATGATCTGCGACAGCGGGATGCCCTCGATCCATTCCTGGATGACGACCTTCGGTGCGCTGGCCACCACGCGCGGCACCACGAAGTGGGGATCGCCGTCGTAGGCCTTGGCGAACGCGCGCTGGTTGTCGGCCTCCAGGCGGTAGTCCAGTTCCATCTCGGTGCGCTGGATCAACTCGTCGACCACGCCCTGCACATCGGCGCCGGGGGAGAGCTGCTTGAGCACGCCGACCATGCGCTGCATGGTTTTCAGATCGGCGCGCAGCGCCTCGTCGGCGCCGGGGTACTGGATCTTGACCGCGACCTCGCGGCCGTCGGACCAGACCGCCTTGTGCACCTGGCCGATGCTGGCCGAGGCCACCGACTTGTCGTCGAAGGACTGGAACCGGTCCCGCCATTTGGTGCCCAGCTGCTGGTCCAGTACGCGGTGCACCTTGGCGGCGGGCAACGGCGGGGCTTCGCGCTGCAGCTTGGTCAGCGCCTCGCGGTAGGGCTTGCCGTACTGCTCGGGAATGGCGGCTTCCATCACCGACAGGGCCTGGCCGACCTTCATCGCCCCGCCCTTGAGCTCGCCGAGCACGGTGAACAGCTGCTGGGCAGCCTTGTCCATCAGCTCCGCGTTGACCTCGTCTTTCGACCTGCCGGTCAGCCGCTTTCCGAAGCCCAGCGCCGCGCGTCCCGCCATCCCCACGGGCAACGACGCGAGCTTGGCATTGCGCGAGACGCTTCCCCGCTTGATCTCACTCACCAGTCCATCATCCACGAACCGGCGAGACTTCGACCAACTAGTTGGCAACGTCTCGTGTCAGCAACGGCACTCCGGGTGCCTGGACCACCGGCGTGCGGTGACCTCACCCCGGGTAACCTCGAATTCCAGTGTGGTGTCCAGCGTCGCGGGGCTGTCGCTGCGGTCGCCGCGAACTGCGCGCACCACGTGGTCGATCTCGTGCAAGGCCAGCGCGGCGGTGGCGAGCAGCGTGGCCCGGTCCGCGCTGCCCACGGTGCGGCACAGCTGCGCGGCGACGGCCGGCCAGGCGGCGTCGCGGTCGCTGCGGTGCAGGTCGGCGCAACGCAGGCAGCTCGTCGCGCCCGGGATCACCAGCGGGCCGATCAGTCCGGTGCCGTCGCGCACGCGCACGGGTAGGTGCGCGACGTCGGCCTCGTGCAGCAAACGCACTACTCGCGGGTCGGCGACCAGGTAGTCGGCCAGCACGACGAGGTCGACGCGTCCGGTCGACGCGTGGGTTCGGCTGCTCTGGCTGACCCGCACGTTCGAGCACCGCAGCGATGCGGTGAGAAGATCGGTCAGCGGTCCGTCCCCGTGCACCCGCACCGACACCGCACGGGCGCCGGACGGGGTGCTGGTGACGACGCCTGCGTCGACGAGGTGAGCGAGCAGACCTGCGACGACGGGCTCGGGGACGCCCTTGCCGGCGGCGAGCCGCTGCAGTTGGCGGGCGGTCACCGCGCCCTGCAGTGCACGCAGCAGGTCAGCCAGGACCGCGGCGGACAAGCCGGCGGGCGGGTGCACGACGACTGCGCGGCGCGGATCCCACCCGACCTGCACGGTGCCGTCGGGCCGGGACAGTACCGGGGTGGCGGTGCTCAGCGCGTAGCGCGTCATGGATCGACGGTGCCATGCCGCGGCGGCGCCGAGCCGAGTTATCCACAGGCATGGGCCGACGGCCTGTCACGCCTGCCTCACGTGCCTCAGGTATCCGCGGTTTGCAGCGGTTTACTCGCACGTTGTCTGCAGAACGCCGATCACTGTGACCCCCGTGGCCCCTGAACACGACGCCCGACCGGACGTCAGGCCTTGGGCTCGTCGCCCCCGTCGTCGGGACGATCCTCACCCTCTTGGCTGCCTTCGTGACCCAGCGCTTCACCGAACGCCCGCTCTATCGCGCTGTCGATGTCGCTGGTCTCGCCGCCGATCATCCGGTCGATGAATGCGGCGGGCTCGTCGAGGTCCGCAGCGCTGGGCAACAGGTCGGGGTGCTGCCACACGCTGTCGCGGGTGTCGGCGCCGACGGCCTGGGTGAGCTTCTGCCAGAG contains:
- a CDS encoding ATP-dependent DNA helicase UvrD2 encodes the protein MSLTASRDRLLGDLDEEQREAVLAPRGPVCVLAGAGTGKTRTITRRIAHLVTAGHVAPGQVLAVTFTQRAAGEMRGRLRALASDEGGPSTESVQAQTFHAAARRQLAYFWPRVVGSTDWQLMDSKFAVVAQAANRAGLPTGTDNVRDLAGEIEWAKASLITPEVYPQTVAEVSRDIPFDAEKIAAVYAHYESLKARRDDLVLLDFDDLLLHTAAAIENDVAVAQEFRDRYRCFVVDEYQDVTPLQQRVLDAWLGGRDDLTVVGDANQTIYSFTGASPRYLLDFSRRFPDAAVVRLERDYRSTPQVVSLANRVISAARGRMAGSRLHLIGQRPPGPEPMFQEYPDEVAEATAVARSIGKLIESGTPAAEIAVLYRINAQSEVYEEALTEAGIAFQVRGGEGFFSRQEIRQALLALQRVAERGQGEAALPELVRAALEPLGLTAEPPAGVKARDRWDALTALAELVDDEVAQRPHLDLRGLLAELRQRADSRHPPVVQGVTLASLHAAKGLEWDAVFLVGLADGTLPISHALSHGPDSEPVEEERRLLYVGITRARAHLTLSWALARNPGGRQGRRPSRFLNGIAPQSQRDDGPSKPRRQRGPAPRCRVCNAALSSPPAIMLRRCETCPSDIDEELLSALKDWRLRISKEMSVPAYVVFTDNTLIAIAETLPTDDAALVAIPGIGARKLEQFGPDVLSLVKGRQKS
- a CDS encoding potassium channel family protein, translated to MAEGRLRRRVRRFDQSLADMPVHALTDRVQIPTETVSPARRITVRVIYATAALFAAVLIVYIDRDGYRDVQDDQLSFLDCFYYATVSLSTTGYGDITPVTPGARLVNVLIITPLRVAFLIVLIGTTVETLTTQSRQVYQIQRWRSRLRNHIIIVGYGTKGRTAAAAMVGDEIAPGDIVVVDEDAAALERAKSAGLVTIRGSATDSEVLRLAGAQHAKTIIVAANRDDTAVLVTLTARELAPKAKIIAAVRETDNEHLLKQSGADSTVVTSETAGRLLGIAVQTPSVVEMMEDLLTPDRGFAIAEREVSPKEAGGSPRHGTDIVLGVVRGNKLIRVDDPKVDALELGDRLLYIRPADEDR
- a CDS encoding WhiB family transcriptional regulator, whose protein sequence is MSSPTCEKTTTAVPCHVEDPDLWFAEDPRDLERAKALCADCPLRRECLNAALQRQEPWGVWGGEILDRGTVVARKRPRGRPRKDTKETVAA
- the nudC gene encoding NAD(+) diphosphatase; amino-acid sequence: MSPGFRLRQVPLLSRVGADRADTLRTDIDAAVAGWADALLLRVDRRNQVLISGGRAVLNPAVSAGAHPPENAVFLGKLADGRHVWALRSELEPPEDSDAPLEVLDLRRTGDVFDDVSAQLVATATALLNWHDNAGFSPVDGAPTTPIKSGWARVNPVTGHEEFPRIDPAVICLVHDGHDRAVLARQAVWPPRLFSILAGFVEAGESFESCVVREIAEEIGLAVTDVEYLGSQPWPFPRSLMVGFHAVGDPEQPFSFNDGEIAEAGWFTRAEIREALAQGDWGSGGASRLLLPGSISIAREIIESWAALD
- a CDS encoding cyclodehydratase, whose translation is MTRYALSTATPVLSRPDGTVQVGWDPRRAVVVHPPAGLSAAVLADLLRALQGAVTARQLQRLAAGKGVPEPVVAGLLAHLVDAGVVTSTPSGARAVSVRVHGDGPLTDLLTASLRCSNVRVSQSSRTHASTGRVDLVVLADYLVADPRVVRLLHEADVAHLPVRVRDGTGLIGPLVIPGATSCLRCADLHRSDRDAAWPAVAAQLCRTVGSADRATLLATAALALHEIDHVVRAVRGDRSDSPATLDTTLEFEVTRGEVTARRWSRHPECRC
- a CDS encoding AarF/UbiB family protein, translating into MDDGLVSEIKRGSVSRNAKLASLPVGMAGRAALGFGKRLTGRSKDEVNAELMDKAAQQLFTVLGELKGGAMKVGQALSVMEAAIPEQYGKPYREALTKLQREAPPLPAAKVHRVLDQQLGTKWRDRFQSFDDKSVASASIGQVHKAVWSDGREVAVKIQYPGADEALRADLKTMQRMVGVLKQLSPGADVQGVVDELIQRTEMELDYRLEADNQRAFAKAYDGDPHFVVPRVVASAPKVVIQEWIEGIPLSQIIREGTQEQRDLMATRLFEFCDDAPTRLEMVHGDAHPGNFMLMPGDKMGVIDFGAVAPMPGGWPIELGQILRYAVDKNYEKLLPTMEKVGFIQKGRQVSTREIDDMLKQYVEPLEVPMFHYSRRWLQRMTTVELDKAAGQIKTARQMDIPPKLAIPMRVIASIVAISCQLDAHVDTRRIAMEKVPGFADPDAV
- the mrx1 gene encoding mycoredoxin Mrx1, translated to MSSDDATLTMYTTTWCGYCSRLKTALKSEGIRWTEVDIETDPAAAEFVGSVNGGNHVVPTVKFPDGSTLTNPSIKQVKAKLAG